One Alkaliphilus sp. B6464 genomic window carries:
- a CDS encoding RNA-guided endonuclease InsQ/TnpB family protein encodes MILAKKVRLFPTKKQEKSLWKSVGTARYIYNWTLAKQEENYKNGGKFISDIDLRKEITILKKSELNWLNEVSNNVAKQAVKDACNAYKNFFKGLADKPRFKSRKRSKKSFYNDNVKLKVKENKLVNIEKVGWIRTNEQIPVNVKYSNPRISFDGKYWYISIGIDKEEQHQELTDVSLGIDLGLKDLAICSDGKVYKNINKTRVVKKIEKRLRRLQRQVSRKYDKNKKGKEYVKTSNIIKLEKNIQLLHRKLANIRKNYLHQTTTEIVKTKPFRVVIEDINVKGIMKNKHLSKAIAKQGFYEFRRILEYKCKFNGIELVVADRFYPSSKTCSKCGNINKSLKLSDRVYKCECGLSIDRDLNASINLSNYVCSNGYKSA; translated from the coding sequence ATGATACTAGCGAAGAAAGTTAGATTATTTCCAACTAAGAAGCAGGAAAAATCACTTTGGAAATCAGTTGGTACTGCTAGATATATTTATAATTGGACACTCGCCAAACAAGAAGAAAATTATAAAAATGGTGGCAAATTTATAAGCGATATAGATTTAAGAAAAGAGATAACTATTTTAAAAAAATCCGAATTAAATTGGTTAAATGAAGTATCTAACAATGTGGCAAAACAGGCTGTAAAAGATGCTTGTAATGCTTATAAAAACTTTTTTAAAGGATTAGCAGATAAACCTAGATTTAAAAGTAGAAAAAGAAGTAAAAAATCTTTTTACAATGACAACGTGAAACTAAAAGTCAAAGAAAACAAGTTAGTTAATATTGAAAAAGTTGGTTGGATAAGAACGAATGAGCAGATACCTGTGAATGTTAAATACTCAAACCCTAGAATATCATTTGACGGTAAGTATTGGTATATATCCATTGGAATAGACAAAGAAGAACAACATCAAGAATTAACAGATGTTAGTTTAGGAATAGATTTGGGATTGAAAGATTTAGCAATATGTTCAGATGGTAAAGTTTATAAGAATATTAATAAAACAAGAGTTGTAAAGAAAATAGAAAAAAGACTGCGTAGGTTGCAGCGTCAAGTCAGTCGTAAATACGATAAAAATAAAAAAGGAAAGGAGTATGTCAAAACTAGCAACATTATAAAACTTGAAAAGAATATACAACTACTGCATAGAAAATTAGCGAATATCAGAAAAAATTATCTTCATCAAACTACTACTGAAATAGTGAAAACCAAGCCATTCAGAGTAGTTATAGAAGATATTAATGTAAAAGGAATAATGAAGAATAAGCACTTATCAAAAGCAATAGCAAAACAAGGCTTTTATGAGTTCAGAAGAATATTAGAATACAAATGTAAATTTAACGGAATAGAGTTGGTTGTTGCAGATAGATTTTATCCATCTTCTAAAACTTGTAGTAAGTGTGGAAATATCAATAAAAGCCTTAAACTTTCTGATAGAGTTTATAAATGTGAATGTGGGTTATCTATTGATAGAGATTTGAACGCATCTATAAACTTATCTAATTATGTGTGCTCTAATGGGTATAAATCAGCATAA
- a CDS encoding Lsa family ABC-F type ribosomal protection protein, with amino-acid sequence MSLINVTDLTFAYESSYDNIFENVSFQIDTDWKLGFTGRNGRGKTTFLNLLLGKYEYNGSISADMIFEYFPYEVQEQSNFTIDIIREISPNSMDWEIVKELSLLDMDYDALYREFYTLSKGEQTKALLAAMFLKENSFLLIDEPTNHLDAEARQKLSNYLKKKKGFILISHDRSFLDNCVDHILSINKTNIEIQKGNFSSWWRNKELQDGFELAENEKLKKDINRLSSSAKRTSTWSDSVESSKYGTTNSGSKLDKGYVGHKAAKMMKRAKNIEARQQNMIEEKSKLLKNIESNESLKIVPLTFHDKKLVELTDVAIEYDDRIVCEGVSFTIEQGEKIAIQGKNGSGKSSILKLIYGEDIPHSGIVRKNDKLIISYVSQDTSDLYGNLSEYADKHCIDESLFKSMLRKLDFSREQFEKNIEDFSGGQKKKVLLAKSLCEQAHLYIWDEPLNFIDVISRMQIEKLLIEHEPTILFVEHDSAFCENVATKTIKL; translated from the coding sequence ATGTCTTTAATAAATGTTACAGACCTAACCTTTGCTTATGAAAGTAGCTATGATAATATTTTTGAAAATGTAAGTTTTCAAATTGATACCGATTGGAAATTAGGCTTTACTGGAAGAAACGGAAGAGGAAAGACTACTTTTTTAAATCTTTTGCTTGGGAAATACGAATATAATGGAAGCATTTCAGCTGATATGATTTTTGAATATTTTCCTTATGAGGTGCAGGAGCAAAGCAATTTCACCATAGATATCATAAGGGAGATTAGTCCAAATTCAATGGATTGGGAAATAGTAAAAGAATTATCTTTATTAGATATGGACTACGATGCTTTATATAGGGAGTTTTATACACTATCTAAAGGAGAGCAGACCAAAGCATTGTTGGCTGCTATGTTTTTGAAGGAGAACTCCTTCTTGCTTATTGATGAGCCTACCAATCATTTGGATGCTGAAGCTAGGCAAAAACTAAGTAATTACTTGAAAAAAAAGAAAGGATTTATTCTGATTTCACATGATAGGTCTTTTTTGGATAATTGTGTTGACCATATCTTGTCTATTAATAAAACTAATATTGAAATACAAAAAGGAAATTTTTCTTCATGGTGGAGAAACAAAGAATTACAAGATGGTTTTGAACTAGCAGAAAACGAAAAATTGAAAAAGGATATTAACAGACTTTCCAGCTCGGCAAAACGTACATCTACGTGGTCAGATAGTGTTGAAAGCAGCAAGTATGGAACTACTAATTCTGGGAGCAAATTAGATAAAGGATATGTTGGACATAAAGCTGCAAAAATGATGAAGCGTGCTAAAAATATAGAAGCTAGACAACAAAACATGATTGAGGAAAAATCAAAGCTTCTTAAAAATATTGAATCTAATGAAAGTTTAAAAATAGTACCGCTTACTTTCCATGATAAAAAGCTTGTAGAACTTACAGATGTTGCAATTGAATATGATGATAGAATTGTCTGTGAAGGAGTAAGCTTCACTATAGAGCAAGGTGAAAAAATTGCTATTCAAGGAAAGAATGGCAGCGGAAAATCAAGTATATTGAAATTAATTTATGGAGAAGACATCCCCCATAGTGGAATTGTAAGAAAGAATGATAAGTTGATCATTTCCTATGTTTCACAAGATACTTCAGATTTATATGGTAACTTATCTGAGTATGCAGATAAACACTGTATTGACGAGAGTTTATTTAAATCGATGCTTAGAAAACTTGATTTTTCAAGAGAACAGTTTGAAAAGAATATCGAGGATTTTAGTGGAGGACAGAAGAAAAAGGTATTGCTTGCTAAAAGTTTGTGTGAGCAGGCACATTTGTATATTTGGGATGAACCATTGAACTTTATTGATGTCATTTCTCGTATGCAGATTGAGAAATTGTTAATTGAACATGAACCTACAATTTTGTTTGTTGAGCATGATAGTGCATTTTGTGAAAATGTTGCAACAAAAACAATAAAATTGTAA